The following proteins come from a genomic window of Diorhabda sublineata isolate icDioSubl1.1 chromosome 7, icDioSubl1.1, whole genome shotgun sequence:
- the LOC130446845 gene encoding cuticle protein 79-like, with amino-acid sequence MRFIVSNILFGLVLGFASAGYENGHQDLGGGLEQGGGHDLGGGQNYGGGYNTGGGNDLGGYGGGHESWQPVAEEHDHIPTKTIEHTQAVPVHVVKKVGVPVPHPVGVPVPQVVKVPVPQPYAVHVSVPQPIAVPIYKLVPQEIEKKVPITVEKLVPVYVDKPYKIEIEKHHPVYVNQPYPVHVPVYKHVLHTTKHGGGDEKHGWN; translated from the exons ATGAGGTTCAtt GTCTCGAACATCCTCTTTGGTCTAGTCTTAGGATTTGCCAGTGCCGGCTACGAAAACGGACACCAAGACTTAGGAGGAGGCCTTGAACAAGGAGGCGGTCATGACCTTGGAGGCGGACAAAATTATGGTGGTGGTTATAATACAGGAGGAGGAAACGATCTAGGAGGTTATGGGGGTGGACACGAAAGCTGGCAGCCGGTTGCTGAGGAACATGATCATATACCAACTAAAACAATCGAACACACTCAAGCAGTACCAGTACATGTGGTGAAGAAAGTTGGCGTACCAGTACCACACCCAGTAGGAGTTCCAGTACCACAA GTTGTGAAAGTTCCCGTTCCTCAGCCTTACGCTGTCCACGTATCTGTACCACAGCCCATTGCAGTACCGATTTACAAGTTGGTACCCcaagaaattgaaaagaaaGTGCCTATAACAGTGGAAAAGTTAGTACCAGTATACGTAGACAAACCATACAAAATCGAAATCGAGAAACATCATCCTGTATACGTTAATCAACCTTATCCCGTACACGTACCTGTCTACAAACATGTTTTACACACGACGAAACATGGTGGTGGCGACGAAAAACATGGATGGAATTAG